The following nucleotide sequence is from Petrotoga sp. 9PWA.NaAc.5.4.
TTGTGAATAATAAACTTTTACATCTTCTCCTACAGCTTTTCTTATTCCTTCTAAAGCAGTTACATATTTTGATGGTGTTCCATTGTAATTCCCTAACAACACATCTACGTTGTCTGCATTTGGCCCTATAACTGCTATCGATTTTATCTTTTCTTTATTTAGTGGGAGTAAGTTGCCTTCGTTTTTTAGTAATACTATTGTTTTTTTTGCCATTTCTAAGGCTAATCTTCTATGTTCTTCACAATCGTTTTTTTCAAAAGCTATGGATGCGTATTTCACTTCTTCTTCTGGATCAAACATGCCTAATTTGAACCTTGTTTTGAGTAGTCGTCTTACGGCTGTGTTTATTTCTTCTTCTGAAATTAAACCTTTTTCTACAGCTTTCTTTAAACTTTCATATGTCTTTCCACAGTTTAGATCACACCCTCGTTTTACTGATATGGCCGCCGCTTCTTCGGCCGTTTCAACAAATTTGTGGTGTTCATATATGTCTTGTATCGCTCCACAATCTGATACAAAATGTCCTTCAAATTTCCATTCTTTCCTTAATATGTCTTCTATTAGCATTTTGCTTGCACATGCTGGCTCACCGTTTACCCTGTTGTATGCACCCATAACAGCTTCTACTTTACCTTCTTTTACTGCATCTCTGAATGCAGGTAAATATGTTTCTCTTAAATCTTTTAAGCTTACTTGGGCATTGAATTGATGTCTCAACATCTCAGGTCCACTGTGAACGGCATAGTGTTTAGCGCATGCTGCAGTTTTTAGATATTTAGGATCGTCACCTTGCATTCCTTTTATGAACGCTACACCAAGTCTACCGGTTAAATATGGGTCTTCTCCATACGTTTCTTGGCCTCGTCCCCATCTGGGGTCTCTGAATATGTTTATGTTAGGACTCCAGAACGTTAAACCTTTAAAAATATTTCTATCGTTTTTTCTAATAAATTCATGGTATTTGGCTCTTGCTTCATCAGATATAACTGACGCTACTTTAAACATCATCTCTTCATCGAAAGATGCCCCCATCCCTATGGCTTGTGGAAAAACAGTAGCTATACCAGCGTTAGCAACTCCATGTAAAGCTTCATTCCACCAGTTGTATGCCGGAACATTTAACCTTTTAATCTCTTTTGAACTGTAAATCATCTGTGATATCTTTTCTTCTAAAGTCATTTTGTTTAACAAATCTTCTACTCTGTCTTTTATATTATTGTTTATATCCTTACCTGTTTCGACTTTTTTATTGTTCATTTTTCTGCCTCCAAAAAAATTTTACAAAATAGTGTTTAACTAGAGTGTTTAAATAGAGTGTTTAACTAGAGTCTTTCACACTAAAGCATTCAAAGAAACGAAAGGTGTGAAAAATTTTGTTACTTCCTACCTGTTGGCTCAAGAAATGGGAGTAAATATTTAAAGTTTGGCCAATGTGCATATGGAATCATATAAGGATTTTCTGCACCAGGCCAATTGGTCCAGAAATATTCATCCCACGCTATAATACCTGGATAACCAAATGTTGGAATTGTAGGCATTTCTTCTATAAGTATTTTTAAACCTTCCATGCCAAGTTCAAGGTTTCTTGGATCGTCCCAATCTAATTTTTCCATCTTATCTATAACCTCATCCATCCGTGAATCAGCCCATCTCGCAGGCGCCCCATCATTTCCAACCGCATATTCTCCAATTGATTTATAATATTTAGAATGCCATACATTAAAAACTCTATGTAAATCTGCATGTCCTCCCCACGCTTCCATAGCAGGCCATGAGACAGAAACATCAAAATTACCTAATAAACTCTCTGTTACTAATCCTTCGCTTGTTACTATTTCTACATTAATACCAAAATTTCTCCATTGTTGAGCAGCAGCTATGGCATTTTTATATCGAGGCCCTGTAGAACTAGTATCACTAAGTATTGTAATCTTCCACGGAGTACCATCTGGCAATAACCATTTACCATTTCTATCTCTCTTAAATCCATTTCTGATGAGTAATTGTTCTGCTACGTCTGGTGCATATTTCCACCATCCAGGCCCAAACATTTCTTTGAGTTCATCTATATCATCTGGTACTTTATATCCTCTTTCTTTTGCATATTGAGCAGCTCTAAGAGTTGCAGAAGAATCGTATGGCTTGAAAAGTTCTCCGTTAACTTCTATATCTAAGGTGAAGTTTTTCAACCATTCTTCCATGGGTTCGTAATATATTTCTTGATAAAAAGGAATAGGAGGGATATGCAAAGCACCCATAACAGCAGCTCCATCGTATGCTATAGCAATATAATCAATTATATCTATTGCCAATGTTAATGCCCATCTTACATCTTTTATATTGTAGGGATATTTTTCATTATTGAGAGTTAATCCAGTTATACAAGGATCCACATTAACTATCCAGGGATATTGTTCCCTATATCCTCGTGAATAAGAATTTCTATTTAAAAGAACCTTAAATCCTTCAACATTGGGTTCAGCTACATCTAAGTTATGATTAATTTGAGCTATAATAGCATTCGTTTCATCTAAATGAGAATAAAATAAAACATAAGATGGCTGTGGTTCTCCAAACATAATCCCAGTTGGGGTTCTATCCCAATCTTTACGTTTTTCCCAAAGAGTCCAATAACCAGCTCTATCATAATCTTTCAGTACATAAGGCCCACTGCTTATTGGAGGATTAAAATCAAAAGATAAGGGATCTTCGACTTTTTCAAAAATGTGTTTTGGAAACGGCCTCCATCCTCCCCATCTATCAACAAAATTTGCATGAAATCTGGCATTTGGTTCTTTAAGTTCAAAAACTACTGTGTAATTATCTATTTTGTATATTGAATCCACATAGAGGTTTAATTGGTCATAATAAGCCATGCCAGGATATTTCATTGTTGTCTCTATTCCATAGACAATGTCGTCTGCAGTAATTTCAACACCATCACTCCAATAACATCCTTCCCTAAGTTTAACGGTCATTTTCGTGAAGTCGTCATTGTAGATAGGCCCTTCCACTGCTAATGAATTAATAACTTCCCCTCTCGCAGGTTCCATTGTCCAAAGAGGTTCTAACATTAATTGTTGAATTCCTCTGTTCGGAGTTCTCCAAGTTGTTACAAAAACATTAAAATTTCCAGGTGAAGAAGCCCTAGGCCCTGTTGTAATTAAAGTTGTTTCTCTTGGAAGCCCGACAAATTGTGAAAATCCAAGAGAAAATACTAAAACAATTATGGAAATAGTTACAAGAATTTTTCTCATTTCACTCACCTCTATCCTCTCTATAAAAATTTACTACAGCTACCTTACTAAACTCCAACCCTCTGCATGTAGAAAAAATTGCCATGTTTTAATTTGTTAACCCATGTAAATCTTTCTTAAAACAGTTTTATCTAGGATTCCCAATCTTTCGATAGTCTATTTATAGAACATTAATCATTATAAAGCCCCCGAAGGGGCTGGGAGGTGCGAAAAATTTTGTTATTTCCTACCTGTTGGCTCAAGAAAGGGGAGTAAATACTTAAAGTTCGGCCATGGATGACCAGCCCACATATATGGATTTTCAGCACCAGGCCAATTGGTCCAATAATATTCATCCCATCCTATTACACTTGGATAAGCAAAAGTTGGTATTGTTGGCATCTCTTCAACAAGTATCTTCAAACCTTCTATAGCTAATTCAATATTTAGAGGGTCATCCCAATTTAATTTTTCCATTTCGTCTACTATCTCATCTATCCTTGAATTAGTCCATCTTCCAAGTAAAGGTCCTTGACCAACAGCAGCTCTTTCACCCTTAGGTCTATAGTATTTAGAGTTGATATCATTAAACATACGGTGTAGATCAGGATGTCCTCCCCATGGCTCAAGTACAGGCCAATTATCACTTACTTCGAAATCCCCTACCGAGACTAAATTACTATGAGCTTCACTAGCCATTATGTTTACATCGATACCAAAATTTCTCCATTGTTGAGCAGCAGCGAGAGAATTTCTATATTGAGGGTGAGAAGGTGTTGGACTTGCTAATATATTTATTTTCCAAGGCTTTCCATCAGGTAACAACCATTTACCATTTCTATCTCTCTTAAATCCATTTCTGATGAGTAATTGTTCTGCTACGTCTGGTGCATATTTCCACCATCCAGGCCCAAACATTTCTTTGAGTTCGTCTATATCATCTGGTACTTTATATCCTCTTTCTTTTGCATATTGAGCAGCTCTAAGAGTTGCAGAAGAATCGTATGGCTTGAAAAGTTCTCCGTTAACTTCTATATCTAAGGTGAAGTTTTTCAACCATTCTTCCATGGGTTCATGATAAACTTGTTGATAAAATGGAGTAGGCGGAAGATGAATAGCACTCATTACAGAAGCCCCATCAAATGCAATTCCTATATAATCAACTATATCTATTGCCAATGTTAATGCCCATCTTACATCTTTTATATTATATGGATATACTTCATTATTAAATACCAAGCCTGTTATAGTTGGTTCTACAAGAACCCATGGATATTCTTTTCTATAACCCCTTGAGTAGGGATTCCTTTGTAAAAGAGCTCTAAATGCTTCCAATGTTAAATCTGATACCTCTAAATTATGATTAGCTTGAGCGATTACTTGACTTGTTGCGTCACCGTAATAATAAAACAAAACATAAGATGGTACAGGTTCTCCAAACATAATCCCAGTTGGAGTCCTATCCCAGTCTTTCCTTTTTTCCCACAATGTCCAATAACCAGCTCGATCATAATCTTTCAGTACATAAGGCCCACTACTTATTGGAGGATTAAAATCAAAAGTTACTGGGTCTTCCACCTTTTCAAATATATGTTTTGGAAAAGGTCTCCATGCACCCCATCTATCAACAAAATTTGTATGAAATCTCGCATTTGGTTCTTTAAGTTCAAAAACTACTGTATAATCATCTGTCTTATATACCCGATCAACATAAAGATTAAATACAGCATTATACGACATTTCGGAATATTTCATCGCCATTTCTACACCATAGACAATGTCGTCTGCAGTAATTTCAACACCATCACTCCAATAACATCCTTTTCTAAGTTTAACGGTCATTTTTGTGAAGTCGTCATTATAGATAGGACCTTCCGATGCTAAAGAATTAATAACTTCACCTCTTGAAGGTTCTATC
It contains:
- a CDS encoding glycoside hydrolase family 3 C-terminal domain-containing protein; its protein translation is MNNKKVETGKDINNNIKDRVEDLLNKMTLEEKISQMIYSSKEIKRLNVPAYNWWNEALHGVANAGIATVFPQAIGMGASFDEEMMFKVASVISDEARAKYHEFIRKNDRNIFKGLTFWSPNINIFRDPRWGRGQETYGEDPYLTGRLGVAFIKGMQGDDPKYLKTAACAKHYAVHSGPEMLRHQFNAQVSLKDLRETYLPAFRDAVKEGKVEAVMGAYNRVNGEPACASKMLIEDILRKEWKFEGHFVSDCGAIQDIYEHHKFVETAEEAAAISVKRGCDLNCGKTYESLKKAVEKGLISEEEINTAVRRLLKTRFKLGMFDPEEEVKYASIAFEKNDCEEHRRLALEMAKKTIVLLKNEGNLLPLNKEKIKSIAVIGPNADNVDVLLGNYNGTPSKYVTALEGIRKAVGEDVKVYYSQGCDLTTPKENEWGFPPNPRFSEAISYAERSDVVIMCLGISPKIEGEEGLAYLNTDYKGDRPDLSLPRIQEQLLKEIHKTGKPIILALFNGSPITINWAQENIAAIIECWYPGEEGGTALADVILGKYNPAGRLPITFVKSVDQLPPFTDYSMKGRTYRYMKEEPLYPFGY
- a CDS encoding ABC transporter substrate-binding protein, producing the protein MRKILVTISIIVLVFSLGFSQFVGLPRETTLITTGPRASSPGNFNVFVTTWRTPNRGIQQLMLEPLWTMEPARGEVINSLAVEGPIYNDDFTKMTVKLREGCYWSDGVEITADDIVYGIETTMKYPGMAYYDQLNLYVDSIYKIDNYTVVFELKEPNARFHANFVDRWGGWRPFPKHIFEKVEDPLSFDFNPPISSGPYVLKDYDRAGYWTLWEKRKDWDRTPTGIMFGEPQPSYVLFYSHLDETNAIIAQINHNLDVAEPNVEGFKVLLNRNSYSRGYREQYPWIVNVDPCITGLTLNNEKYPYNIKDVRWALTLAIDIIDYIAIAYDGAAVMGALHIPPIPFYQEIYYEPMEEWLKNFTLDIEVNGELFKPYDSSATLRAAQYAKERGYKVPDDIDELKEMFGPGWWKYAPDVAEQLLIRNGFKRDRNGKWLLPDGTPWKITILSDTSSTGPRYKNAIAAAQQWRNFGINVEIVTSEGLVTESLLGNFDVSVSWPAMEAWGGHADLHRVFNVWHSKYYKSIGEYAVGNDGAPARWADSRMDEVIDKMEKLDWDDPRNLELGMEGLKILIEEMPTIPTFGYPGIIAWDEYFWTNWPGAENPYMIPYAHWPNFKYLLPFLEPTGRK
- a CDS encoding ABC transporter substrate-binding protein is translated as MRKMFITFSMIVLLAFLGFSQLVGIPREQTLIVNSLTGRVGTPANFNVFVSVWRNPDRGIQQLMLEPLWMIEPSRGEVINSLASEGPIYNDDFTKMTVKLRKGCYWSDGVEITADDIVYGVEMAMKYSEMSYNAVFNLYVDRVYKTDDYTVVFELKEPNARFHTNFVDRWGAWRPFPKHIFEKVEDPVTFDFNPPISSGPYVLKDYDRAGYWTLWEKRKDWDRTPTGIMFGEPVPSYVLFYYYGDATSQVIAQANHNLEVSDLTLEAFRALLQRNPYSRGYRKEYPWVLVEPTITGLVFNNEVYPYNIKDVRWALTLAIDIVDYIGIAFDGASVMSAIHLPPTPFYQQVYHEPMEEWLKNFTLDIEVNGELFKPYDSSATLRAAQYAKERGYKVPDDIDELKEMFGPGWWKYAPDVAEQLLIRNGFKRDRNGKWLLPDGKPWKINILASPTPSHPQYRNSLAAAQQWRNFGIDVNIMASEAHSNLVSVGDFEVSDNWPVLEPWGGHPDLHRMFNDINSKYYRPKGERAAVGQGPLLGRWTNSRIDEIVDEMEKLNWDDPLNIELAIEGLKILVEEMPTIPTFAYPSVIGWDEYYWTNWPGAENPYMWAGHPWPNFKYLLPFLEPTGRK